A stretch of the Cytobacillus sp. IB215665 genome encodes the following:
- the bioC gene encoding malonyl-ACP O-methyltransferase BioC yields MIDKKLLKKRFSQRAETYDNYAIVQKKMAQKLINKLSSFTHGDSLNILEIGCGTGYLTNLIFTNFPHAQITAVDLAPGMIDIARKRLNGKDVTFLCEDIEDIELQEGYDIIISNATFQWLNNLPLVLTKLRKALNKGGVITFSTFGNLTFRELHSSYENAKQKLNLRMETAPGQSFFSMVELSNVSKGAFSTKHKIPSENFQVEQDIQIEYFQTVHEFFTAIKKIGANNSNVGKSCQKPSFFKEVIKQYDNNYRDEHGVRATYQCLFVTYKKSEGNLEIV; encoded by the coding sequence ATGATTGATAAGAAGCTATTAAAAAAGCGCTTTAGTCAACGAGCAGAAACCTATGATAATTACGCAATCGTACAGAAAAAGATGGCGCAAAAATTAATTAATAAGCTTTCATCATTTACACATGGGGATAGTTTAAATATTTTAGAAATTGGTTGCGGAACTGGCTATTTAACAAATTTAATATTTACCAATTTTCCTCATGCACAAATTACAGCTGTAGACCTAGCTCCAGGAATGATTGACATAGCGAGAAAGCGATTGAATGGCAAGGACGTCACATTTCTATGCGAAGATATCGAAGACATAGAGCTTCAAGAAGGTTACGATATAATTATTTCGAATGCAACCTTCCAATGGTTAAATAATTTGCCACTTGTGCTAACAAAGCTAAGAAAAGCATTAAATAAAGGAGGAGTAATCACATTTTCCACCTTTGGAAATCTTACTTTCAGAGAGCTTCATTCAAGTTACGAGAACGCAAAACAGAAATTGAATCTTCGAATGGAAACTGCACCAGGGCAATCATTTTTCTCGATGGTAGAGCTATCAAACGTGAGTAAGGGAGCATTTAGTACTAAACATAAGATACCTAGTGAAAATTTTCAGGTCGAACAAGACATTCAAATAGAATACTTTCAGACAGTACATGAATTTTTTACTGCAATAAAGAAAATAGGAGCTAATAATAGTAATGTAGGAAAATCTTGTCAGAAACCATCGTTTTTTAAAGAAGTAATTAAACAATATGATAATAATTATCGAGATGAGCATGGAGTAAGAGCTACGTATCAATGTTTATTTGTAACATATAAAAAATCTGAAGGCAATTTGGAGATAGTTTAA
- a CDS encoding DUF3006 domain-containing protein, which yields MLFNDKPCGNYTIDRIEGAIAVLLYREDTSKEINLPCTMLPVDAVEGSLLELSLDNQDHVQIKLFLEETENARKSVEALLQKLRG from the coding sequence ATGCTTTTTAATGACAAACCTTGTGGAAATTATACGATTGATCGAATCGAAGGTGCGATCGCTGTCCTATTGTATAGGGAAGATACTTCTAAAGAAATAAATTTACCGTGTACGATGTTACCTGTTGATGCAGTGGAAGGAAGCTTGTTGGAATTATCTCTTGATAACCAAGATCATGTGCAAATTAAATTATTTCTCGAAGAGACAGAAAATGCAAGAAAGAGTGTAGAAGCATTACTACAGAAGTTAAGAGGTTGA